From Deltaproteobacteria bacterium:
GTGCCGGTGTACGGCGACGGGATGAACGTGCGCGACTGGATCCACGTGGAGGACCATTCGCGGGCGGTGGATGCGGTGCTGCGGCGCGGTCGTCCCGGAGAGATCTACAACGTGGGCGGGGGAAACGAGCGGACGAACATCGAGATCACGAAGATGTTGATCGACGCGATGGGGAAGGACGAGCGGTCGATGAAGTTCGTCCCCGACCGGCCCGGCCACGACCGGCGGTACGCCATCGACGACGCGAAGATCCGGGCGGAGCTGGGCGTCGTCCCGCGGGTCCCTTTCGAGGAGGGGCTGCGCGCCACGGTGCGCTGGTACATCGACAACGAACCGTGGTGGCGGGCGGTCCAGTCCGGCGAGTACCAGTCGTTCTACGATCGCTGGTACGTCCGCAAGGACCGCGCCTGACGCCCCCAGAACCCCAAAACCGGGACGTCCTCAAAACTTCCCCAGAAGTGGGACACTGTTGCTGGATCGCGGATGATTACTACGTGACGAAATTATTCCTGGGGAAGAGTGTCCCTATTTTG
This genomic window contains:
- a CDS encoding GDP-mannose 4,6-dehydratase, with the protein product VPVYGDGMNVRDWIHVEDHSRAVDAVLRRGRPGEIYNVGGGNERTNIEITKMLIDAMGKDERSMKFVPDRPGHDRRYAIDDAKIRAELGVVPRVPFEEGLRATVRWYIDNEPWWRAVQSGEYQSFYDRWYVRKDRA